The following are encoded together in the Silurus meridionalis isolate SWU-2019-XX chromosome 2, ASM1480568v1, whole genome shotgun sequence genome:
- the actn1 gene encoding alpha-actinin-1 isoform X4, whose amino-acid sequence MDHHNHPHPHQHYDGETNDYMQQEDDWDRDMLLDPAWEKQQRKTFTAWCNSHLRKAGTQIENIEEDFRDGLKLMLLLEVISGERLAKPERGKMRVHKISNVNKALNFITSKGVKLVSIGAEEIVDGNAKMTLGMIWTIILRFAIQDISVEETSAKEGLLLWCQRKTAPYKNVNIQNFHISWKDGLGFCALIHRHRPELIDYGKLRKDDPMTNLNTAFDVAEKYLDIPKMLDAEDIVGTARPDEKAIMTYVSSFYHAFSGAQKAETAANRICKVLAVNQENEQLMEDYEKLASDLLEWIRRTVPWLENRVPESTMAAMQQKLEDFRDYRRVHKPPKVQEKCQLEINFNTLQTKLRLSNRPAFMPSEGKMVSDISNAWGGLEGAEKGYEEWLLNEIRRLERLDHLAEKFRQKAAIHEAWTEGKEAMLNQKDYETVSLSEIKALLKKHEAFESDLAAHQDRVEQIAAIAQELNELEYYDSPSVNARCQKICDQWDALGILTQKRSEALQKTEKLLETIDQLYLEFAKRAAPFNNWMEGAMEDLQDTFIVHTIEEIQGLSTAHEQFKATLPEADKERQAILGIHNEITKIVQTYHVNITGTNPYTTINPKEINTKWERVRQLVPQRDQALIEEHARQQNNERLRRQFANQANIIGPWIQNKMEEIGRISIEMHGTLEDQLNNLRQYEKSIVNYKPKIDQLEGDHQQIQEALIFDNKHTNYTMEHIRVGWEQLLTTIARTINEIENQILTRDAKGISQEQLSEFRASFNHFDRKRTGLMDGEDFRTCLISMGYNMGEAEFARIMSIVDPNRLGVVTFQAFIDFMSRETADTDTADQVMASFKVLAGDKNYITADELRRELPPDQADYCISRMAPYRGSDAVSGALDYMSFSTALYGESDL is encoded by the exons AACTTATGCTCCTCCTAGAGGTCATCTCAG GAGAGCGTCTGGCTAAGCCTGAGAGAGGGAAGATGAGAGTGCACAAGATTTCAAATGTGAACAAGGCTCTAAACTTCATCACTAGTAAAGGAGTTAAGCTGGTGTCTATTGGAGCAGAGG AAATTGTTGATGGGAATGCTAAGATGACTCTGGGAATGATCTGGACCATCATTCTCCGTTTTGCCATTCAGGACATCTCAGTGGAAG aaACGTCGGCCAAAGAGGGACTTCTGCTGTGGTGTCAGAGAAAAACTGCTCCTTACAAAAACGTCAACATCCAGAACTTCCacatcag CTGGAAGGATGGTTTAGGATTTTGTGCTCTTATTCATCGTCATCGCCCGGAACTTATAGATTACGGCAAACTGCGCAAG GATGACCCTATGACCAACTTGAACACTGCGTTTGATGTGGCTGAGAAATACCTTGACATTCCTAAGATGCTTGATGCAGAGG ATATCGTTGGTACGGCCCGTCCAGATGAGAAGGCCATCATGACCTACGTTTCTAGCTTCTACCACGCCTTCTCCGGGGCGCAGAAG GCGGAGACAGCGGCTAATCGCATCTGTAAAGTTCTCGCTGTCAATCAGGAGAACGAGCAGCTGATGGAGGACTACGAGAAACTTGCCAGTGAT TTGTTGGAATGGATCAGAAGGACAGTCCCTTGGCTGGAGAACCGGGTTCCTGAGAGCACCATGGCTGCCATGCAGCAGAAGCTGGAGGACTTCAGAGATTATCGTCGAGTTCATAAACCTCCTAAAGTTCAGGAGAAATGTCAGCTGGAGATCAACTTTAACACATTGCAGACCAAACTGAGGCTCAGTAACCGGCCTGCCTTCATGCCCTCTGAGGGCAAGATGGTGTCG gatatCTCCAATGCCTGGGGTGGTCTGGAGGGGGCAGAGAAAGGCTATGAGGAGTGGCTGCTGAATGAAATACGCAGACTGGAGAGACTCGACCACCTTGCTGAGAAATTCAGACAGAAAGCAGCTATACATGAGGCCTGGACAgaag gaaaggAGGCCATGTTAAATCAGAAGGACTATGAGACAGTGTCTCTGTCTGAGATTAAAGCTTTGCTGAAGAAACACGAGGCATTTGAGAGTGATCTTGCTGCTCACCAGGACCGTGTGGAACAGATTGCTGCCATCGCCCAAGAGCttaa TGAGTTGGAATACTATGACTCTCCCAGTGTGAATGCTCGCTGTCAGAAGATCTGTGATCAGTGGGACGCTCTGGGAATTCTGACTCAGAAACGCAGTGAGGCCTTACAG AAAACGGAGAAGTTGTTGGAGACGATTGATCAGCTGTacctggagtttgctaaaagGGCAGCGCCGTTTAATAACTGGATGGAGGGCGCAATGGAGGACCTGCAGGACACCTTCATTGTTCACACTATCGAGGAGATCCAG GGCCTGAGCACGGCTCATGAGCAGTTTAAAGCTACACTCCCAGAGGCAGATAAGGAAAGACAGGCCATCCTGGGAATCCACAACGAGATCACCAAAATCGTCCAAACCTACCACGTCAACATCACTGGCACTAATCCCTATACCACCATCAATCCCAAGGAGATCAACACCAAGTGGGAGAGG GTGAGACAGTTGGTTCCTCAGAGAGACCAGGCGCTGATCGAGGAACACGCTCGGCAGCAGAACAACGAGCGTCTGCGCAGACAGTTTGCTAATCAGGCTAACATCATCGGGCCCTGGATCCAGAACAAGATGGAG GAGATCGGACGTATATCAATCGAGATGCACGGTACGTTGGAGGATCAGCTGAATAACCTGCGTCAGTACGAGAAGAGCATCGTCAACTACAAGCCAAAGATTGATCAGCTAGAGGGAGATCACCAGCAAATCCAGGAGGCTCTCATCTTCGACAACAAACACACCAACTACACCATGGAG cACATCCGTGTTGGATGGGAACAGCTCCTCACCACCATTGCTCGCACCATCAACGAGATCGAAAACCAGATTCTGACTCGTGACGCTAAAGGCATCAGTCAGGAGCAACTCAGCGAGTTCAGAGCCTCGTTTAACCACTTCGACCGg AAGAGAACAGGCTTGATGGATGGAGAGGATTTCCGCACCTGTCTCATCTCCATGGGTTATAATATG GGTGAGGCAGAGTTCGCTCGAATAATGAGCATCGTGGATCCTAACAGACTTGGGGTCGTGACCTTCCAGGCTTTTATTGACTTCATGTCTCGAGAAACAGCTGATACGGACACAGCTGATCAGGTCATGGCTTCCTTTAAAGTGCTGGCTGGAGATAAG AACTACATCACAGCGGACGAGCTGAGGCGTGAACTGCCCCCTGATCAGGCGGATTATTGTATCTCACGCATGGCACCCTACAGAGGGAGTGATGCCGTGTCCGGGGCCCTCGACTACATGTCCTTCTCCACCGCCCTGTACGGAGAGAGTGACCTCTGA